Proteins from a genomic interval of Brachybacterium vulturis:
- a CDS encoding LLM class flavin-dependent oxidoreductase: MPAPARRHVRLNLFAHAVGHHGAAWRAPGSAVLRLGDITYWEELAQIAERGRLDAIFLADGQSIAPAGAERGPTWFLEPITVLTALARATERIGLVTTVSSTFWDPFHAARLLASLDHISHGRAGINVVTSMTDAEARNHGMAALPAHEERYATAEEFLRVLHGLWDSWPRESIRADPGGVYVDPSMLRPLEHHGDSFAVDGPLNVPTPPQGRPVLFQAGASEPGRDLAARWAEGIYAVAWDLESAHAYRTDVRARAAALGRDPDLIAVMPGLVTYVGSTEEEVRRLQADLHSRLPVEHSLRQLAFFVGQDTSGWELDAPVPPLPPLEEFTGPKGRYATVLRIIRTARPTVRELLGFLAAGGGHATVIGTPETVADEIERWVDAGAADGFNLMPPTLPGGIEDFVDQVVPVLQERGRFRREYAGSTLREHLGLPRP; the protein is encoded by the coding sequence ATGCCGGCACCCGCTCGCCGCCACGTGCGGCTGAACCTGTTCGCGCACGCGGTCGGTCACCACGGTGCGGCCTGGCGCGCGCCCGGCTCCGCGGTGTTGCGCCTGGGCGACATCACCTACTGGGAGGAGCTCGCGCAGATCGCCGAGCGCGGCCGGCTCGATGCGATCTTCCTCGCCGACGGCCAGTCGATCGCCCCCGCCGGGGCCGAGCGCGGGCCGACGTGGTTCCTGGAGCCGATCACGGTGCTCACGGCGCTGGCGCGTGCCACCGAGCGGATCGGCCTGGTCACCACGGTCTCGAGCACCTTCTGGGATCCGTTCCATGCGGCCCGCCTGCTCGCCAGCCTCGATCACATCTCCCACGGCCGGGCCGGGATCAACGTGGTCACCTCGATGACCGACGCGGAGGCCCGCAACCACGGCATGGCCGCGCTGCCCGCCCATGAGGAGCGGTACGCCACGGCGGAGGAGTTCCTCCGGGTGCTCCACGGCCTGTGGGACTCGTGGCCGCGCGAGAGCATCCGCGCCGATCCGGGCGGCGTCTACGTCGACCCCTCCATGCTCCGTCCGCTGGAGCATCATGGTGACTCCTTCGCGGTCGACGGCCCGCTGAACGTGCCGACGCCGCCGCAGGGGCGCCCGGTGCTGTTCCAGGCCGGGGCCTCGGAGCCGGGGCGCGACCTCGCCGCCCGCTGGGCCGAGGGGATCTACGCGGTGGCCTGGGACCTCGAATCGGCGCACGCCTACCGCACGGACGTCCGTGCCCGCGCCGCCGCGCTGGGCCGTGATCCGGATCTGATCGCGGTCATGCCGGGGCTGGTCACCTACGTCGGCTCGACCGAGGAGGAGGTCCGGCGCCTGCAGGCGGACCTCCATTCCCGCCTCCCCGTCGAGCACTCCCTCCGCCAGCTCGCGTTCTTCGTGGGCCAGGACACCTCGGGGTGGGAGCTGGATGCTCCCGTCCCGCCGCTGCCGCCGCTGGAGGAGTTCACCGGCCCGAAGGGGCGCTACGCCACGGTGCTGCGGATCATCCGCACCGCACGGCCGACGGTGCGCGAGCTGCTGGGCTTCCTCGCAGCCGGCGGGGGACATGCCACGGTCATCGGCACCCCGGAGACGGTGGCCGACGAGATCGAGCGCTGGGTCGATGCGGGCGCGGCCGACGGCTTCAACCTCATGCCGCCCACCCTCCCGGGAGGGATCGAGGACTTCGTCGACCAGGTCGTGCCGGTGCTGCAGGAGCGCGGCAGGTTCCGGCGCGAGTACGCCGGGAGCACCCTGCGCGAACACCTGGGTCTGCCGCGGCCGTAG
- a CDS encoding 3-oxoacyl-ACP reductase: MTTPSSAPAPSQSIPALADQVVLVTGGARGLGRAITEALLREGARVVINHLTSADAARDLAAPHPGRAVAVRADVRDRSEVEALFEAAQAEFDAPISTVVNNALSGFSFDGDARAKAHEIDYDAFSAQFSSAVQGALNTIQAALPGFDRAGSGRVINIGTNLFQHPVVPYHDYTAAKAALLSLTRTFAADLGPRGVTVNMLSGGLLRTTDASSATPEAVFDAIAASTPLQSVTTPTEFADAVLFFASPWSRAITGQNLVVDGGLVKD; this comes from the coding sequence ATGACCACCCCCTCCTCCGCACCCGCGCCGTCCCAGAGCATCCCCGCCCTCGCCGACCAGGTCGTCCTGGTCACCGGCGGCGCCCGCGGCCTCGGCCGCGCGATCACCGAAGCCCTGCTGCGTGAAGGCGCTCGCGTCGTCATCAACCACCTCACCAGCGCGGACGCCGCCCGGGACCTCGCAGCCCCCCACCCCGGCCGAGCGGTCGCGGTGCGCGCCGACGTCAGGGACCGCAGCGAGGTGGAGGCGCTGTTCGAGGCGGCCCAGGCCGAGTTCGACGCCCCCATCAGCACGGTCGTGAACAATGCGCTCAGCGGCTTCTCGTTCGACGGGGACGCGAGGGCGAAGGCGCACGAGATCGACTACGACGCCTTCTCGGCCCAGTTCTCGAGCGCCGTGCAGGGGGCGCTGAACACCATCCAGGCAGCGCTGCCGGGCTTCGACCGGGCGGGCTCGGGCCGCGTCATCAACATCGGGACCAACCTCTTCCAGCATCCGGTGGTGCCCTACCACGACTACACCGCGGCCAAGGCGGCGCTGCTGTCGCTGACCCGCACCTTCGCCGCCGATCTCGGCCCGCGCGGCGTCACGGTGAACATGCTCAGCGGCGGCCTGCTGCGCACCACCGACGCGAGCTCCGCGACACCCGAGGCCGTCTTCGACGCGATCGCCGCGAGCACCCCGCTGCAGTCGGTGACCACGCCCACCGAGTTCGCCGATGCCGTGCTGTTCTTCGCCTCGCCCTGGTCGCGGGCGATCACCGGGCAGAACCTCGTCGTCGACGGCGGGCTGGTGAAGGACTGA
- the thiS gene encoding sulfur carrier protein ThiS codes for MSIVVHVNGENLDLPDAVTVRDLVADRLGRAVGDDGRACDGTPLGVAIAVDEAVLPRSSWAHTPLTPDARYELVTAVQGG; via the coding sequence ATGAGCATCGTCGTCCACGTCAACGGCGAGAACCTTGACCTGCCCGACGCCGTCACGGTCCGCGACCTGGTGGCCGACCGCCTCGGTCGCGCTGTCGGCGACGACGGGCGAGCGTGCGACGGCACCCCGCTCGGCGTGGCCATCGCCGTCGACGAGGCCGTCCTGCCGCGCAGCAGCTGGGCCCACACCCCGCTCACCCCCGATGCCCGGTACGAGCTCGTCACCGCCGTCCAAGGAGGATGA
- a CDS encoding RES family NAD+ phosphorylase, which yields MSTASAKNPRRPAVPLALFPDAVTRYDGPLWRIHTVAGRHPSAWDELRWNGPLRSKGWDPQPGPLTARSTAGVSYAAPEYTTAFAEVFQGDRAITLTGDRALSGWRPTRPLELLNLTGGDGSGDWAVRHGASASLAQAPKSTCRAWAAAIHEQLGEQVDGLLVPSTISGDRRVVLFARSAAAFPTAPDFSRTLEQADVLTLAVRVRGRLGWPIR from the coding sequence ATGAGCACAGCGTCGGCGAAGAATCCTCGGCGTCCGGCGGTCCCTCTCGCGCTGTTCCCGGACGCCGTCACCCGATACGACGGACCCCTGTGGCGGATCCATACGGTGGCCGGGAGGCATCCGTCGGCGTGGGACGAGCTGCGGTGGAACGGCCCGCTGCGCAGCAAGGGGTGGGACCCGCAGCCGGGCCCGCTCACTGCTCGCTCCACCGCCGGCGTCTCCTATGCGGCGCCTGAGTACACGACCGCCTTCGCCGAGGTCTTCCAGGGCGACCGGGCGATCACGCTCACCGGGGACAGAGCGCTGTCCGGCTGGCGACCCACCCGTCCCCTGGAGCTGTTGAACCTCACCGGCGGGGACGGGAGCGGCGACTGGGCCGTACGGCACGGCGCTTCCGCCTCCCTCGCGCAGGCCCCGAAGAGCACCTGCCGCGCATGGGCCGCAGCCATCCATGAGCAGCTCGGAGAGCAGGTCGACGGACTCCTCGTCCCCTCCACGATCAGCGGGGATCGGAGGGTCGTCCTCTTCGCCCGCTCCGCCGCTGCGTTCCCGACCGCTCCCGACTTCTCGCGCACTCTCGAGCAGGCCGATGTGCTGACCCTGGCCGTGCGGGTCCGGGGACGCCTCGGATGGCCGATTCGCTGA
- the thiO gene encoding glycine oxidase ThiO, with amino-acid sequence MQHIAVVGAGIIGLLTALELRRRGHRVEIRSIGVAEQATHAAAGMLAPTSEVQFGQHSLGPLMRKAASHHRALAAELGLRTEKPLGYRDTPTLVVGRDRSDLEALRLLAQEQCAAGAEVEELTSAQLRGRAPTLARHVAGAMLVPRDHQVDPRTLVAAVLDALTGPGRPGDGPPVPLTTGSRVASTDEIDADRIVLTAGLGTSAIDGPHRVLDLSLRPVHGDILRLHVPDSALLPGEDNLLDHTVRALVRGRPLYLVPRDGGLVLGATSREDAMTGASAGGVLTLLQDAAEILPAIRDTELREVTARARPGTPDDLPLLGPVPGHPDVIVSTGYHRHGILLSAWAAARTADLLEADPGAPPPAEMAGELAAVDPARFTTTSPLQEAS; translated from the coding sequence ATGCAGCACATCGCCGTCGTCGGCGCCGGGATCATCGGACTGCTCACCGCACTGGAGCTGAGACGCCGCGGTCACCGGGTCGAGATCCGTTCCATCGGCGTGGCCGAGCAGGCCACCCATGCGGCGGCCGGGATGCTCGCCCCCACCAGCGAGGTCCAGTTCGGCCAGCACTCGCTGGGGCCTCTGATGAGGAAGGCCGCGAGCCACCACCGCGCGCTGGCCGCCGAGCTCGGCCTGCGCACCGAGAAGCCGCTGGGCTACCGCGATACTCCGACCCTCGTCGTCGGCCGCGACCGGTCCGACCTCGAGGCCCTGCGGCTTCTCGCGCAGGAGCAGTGCGCGGCGGGTGCCGAGGTCGAGGAGCTCACCTCCGCGCAGCTGCGTGGCCGCGCCCCGACGCTGGCCCGGCACGTGGCCGGCGCGATGCTCGTCCCCCGTGACCACCAGGTGGACCCCCGCACCCTGGTCGCCGCCGTCCTCGATGCCCTGACCGGCCCGGGCCGACCGGGCGACGGGCCGCCCGTCCCCCTCACGACCGGCAGCCGCGTCGCCTCCACCGACGAGATCGACGCCGACCGGATCGTTCTCACTGCCGGCCTCGGCACCTCCGCGATCGACGGACCCCATCGGGTGCTCGACCTGTCGCTGCGACCGGTCCACGGTGACATCCTGCGCCTGCACGTCCCCGACTCCGCCCTGCTGCCCGGGGAGGACAACCTGCTGGACCACACGGTCCGAGCCCTGGTCCGCGGTCGTCCCCTCTACCTGGTGCCGCGCGACGGCGGCCTCGTGCTCGGAGCCACCAGCCGTGAGGACGCCATGACCGGCGCATCGGCCGGCGGCGTGCTGACTCTGCTGCAGGATGCGGCCGAGATCCTTCCCGCGATCCGGGACACCGAACTGCGCGAGGTGACCGCTCGCGCCCGTCCCGGCACCCCGGATGACCTCCCGCTGCTGGGACCGGTGCCGGGACACCCGGACGTGATCGTCTCGACCGGCTATCACCGCCACGGCATCCTGCTCTCGGCCTGGGCGGCGGCTCGCACCGCCGATCTCCTCGAGGCCGACCCCGGGGCGCCGCCGCCCGCGGAGATGGCCGGGGAGCTCGCAGCCGTCGATCCAGCCCGTTTCACCACCACGTCCCCACTCCAGGAGGCCTCATGA